A window of the Nisaea acidiphila genome harbors these coding sequences:
- a CDS encoding class I SAM-dependent methyltransferase yields the protein MRDAIQEFYDNRPYPRFDGDLPLAGVAARPKATAAIHHGFGGVVPKNDPVRVLIAGGGSGMGLCLLAKGFEELGVDARFTYLDISPESRKYAEARSEAAGIREIEFRTGDINALSPDTDGFFDFIDFTGVINHVADAQHAVNALAGVLTSDGSISCMAYGRTGRTGIYDFQELIFRLLGPHPDIGIARAVLKTLPTNNWLRKSPLYPHLVAADDVEFADALLNPRDRAFSTGELEDIFATAGLEWIGFTPPILYDPVAILKSGPAADAAAGLSSSDRRRVAELLIGDLNKHFLFARRSAPRNALETALQDPNSELFSSGTIILPDEMQTANDGKITISVKTRMDGRERTVGVKFTAAEAELIGKLREPVQVGRLRADIGPSEFEQAFERVYRFLTSLDMLHVVARR from the coding sequence TTGAGAGACGCGATTCAGGAATTCTACGACAATCGTCCCTATCCCCGATTTGACGGCGACCTGCCATTGGCCGGCGTCGCTGCACGGCCCAAAGCCACAGCGGCAATCCACCATGGATTTGGCGGAGTCGTGCCGAAGAACGATCCGGTACGCGTCCTTATCGCTGGCGGAGGTTCGGGAATGGGCCTGTGTCTATTGGCCAAGGGTTTCGAAGAACTCGGCGTGGATGCCCGCTTCACTTATCTCGATATTTCGCCTGAATCGAGAAAATACGCCGAAGCACGCTCCGAAGCGGCCGGGATCAGAGAGATCGAATTCCGAACCGGCGACATCAATGCTCTGAGTCCGGACACAGATGGTTTTTTCGACTTTATAGATTTTACGGGTGTCATCAATCACGTCGCAGACGCGCAACACGCGGTGAATGCGCTGGCCGGCGTATTGACCTCCGACGGCAGCATTTCCTGTATGGCTTACGGACGTACAGGGCGTACCGGCATCTACGATTTCCAAGAGCTGATCTTCCGCCTCCTGGGCCCGCACCCAGACATCGGAATTGCACGTGCCGTTCTCAAAACTCTGCCTACAAACAACTGGCTGCGAAAAAGCCCTCTCTATCCGCATTTGGTGGCGGCCGACGACGTAGAATTCGCCGACGCTCTGCTCAATCCACGTGACCGTGCTTTCAGCACCGGCGAACTTGAGGACATTTTCGCCACCGCCGGGCTGGAATGGATTGGTTTCACGCCTCCCATACTCTATGACCCGGTCGCCATCCTGAAGAGCGGACCGGCAGCGGACGCGGCAGCAGGCCTCTCATCCAGCGACCGGAGACGGGTTGCGGAGCTGCTGATTGGCGACTTAAACAAACATTTCCTGTTCGCCCGTCGGTCGGCACCGCGAAACGCACTGGAAACAGCGCTGCAGGATCCCAATTCCGAGCTCTTCAGCAGCGGAACAATCATCTTACCGGACGAAATGCAGACGGCGAACGACGGCAAGATCACGATCAGCGTGAAGACGCGCATGGATGGGAGAGAACGGACCGTCGGGGTGAAATTCACCGCGGCTGAGGCCGAATTGATCGGGAAACTGCGCGAACCGGTCCAAGTCGGCAGATTACGGGCCGACATCGGTCCGTCAGAGTTCGAACAGGCATTCGAACGCGTTTACCGCTTCCTGACCAGCCTCGACATGCTGCACGTCGTCGCGAGAAGGTGA
- a CDS encoding class I SAM-dependent methyltransferase yields the protein MSFDQSLVATFYEKHPYPYRPSGNSGDETLIGIPSDLRFINHYVFGGRRDFKKKLRLLVAGGGTGDALVGLGRQVSRLGCPAELVYVDLSSRSRQIAEERCRKLGLEGIRFHTGRIQDIAEAEPEPFDYIDFCGVINHVGEQQEVVDLLATLLAEDGGMGVMAYGQLGRTGVYHVQDMLRMSGAGHEDVKMARALLGALPETNWHRRNAIFAHTENEPDVEIADRYLNPADRAFSVSELRDIMNAAGLEIAAFVPPLLYDAATEIADRELRERIAKLAWIDRCIFAELFHGDIAMHNFYVVKAGRRPDADRLLGEKSAIPIMTSIPTGQAPTVANGRYGFSMKFGPQIRQLALPGTEHTAAIIRAIDGTKTLQQIHRTLPGNLSWRQFQREFALVYRGLNGAGEMVLSMSPIPR from the coding sequence ATGTCCTTCGATCAGTCGCTCGTGGCGACATTCTATGAGAAACATCCTTATCCTTACCGCCCGTCAGGCAACTCAGGTGACGAGACGCTTATCGGTATTCCAAGCGATCTCAGATTTATCAATCACTACGTTTTTGGCGGGCGCCGCGATTTTAAGAAGAAGTTGCGTCTTCTGGTCGCGGGAGGCGGAACCGGCGATGCGTTGGTTGGTCTTGGCAGGCAAGTTTCCCGGCTCGGCTGCCCTGCGGAACTGGTCTACGTCGATCTATCGTCCCGCTCCCGCCAGATTGCCGAGGAGCGCTGCCGAAAGCTTGGACTGGAAGGAATCCGATTTCACACAGGCCGAATTCAGGACATTGCCGAGGCGGAGCCGGAGCCGTTCGATTATATCGACTTTTGCGGTGTGATTAATCATGTCGGAGAGCAGCAGGAAGTCGTTGATCTTCTTGCTACGCTGCTGGCCGAGGACGGCGGCATGGGCGTAATGGCCTACGGACAGCTCGGCAGGACGGGAGTTTATCATGTCCAGGACATGCTGCGAATGTCCGGAGCCGGGCATGAAGATGTGAAAATGGCGCGTGCTCTTCTCGGTGCTCTGCCGGAGACGAACTGGCACCGGCGCAACGCCATTTTTGCCCACACCGAGAACGAGCCGGATGTGGAAATTGCGGACCGTTACCTCAACCCGGCCGATCGCGCCTTCTCGGTCTCCGAACTACGCGACATCATGAATGCTGCCGGTCTGGAGATCGCTGCCTTCGTGCCGCCGCTTCTCTACGACGCAGCAACGGAAATTGCGGATCGGGAGCTGCGCGAACGGATCGCCAAGCTTGCCTGGATAGACCGCTGTATATTCGCCGAGCTGTTTCACGGCGATATCGCGATGCATAATTTTTATGTCGTGAAAGCGGGACGGCGTCCTGACGCGGACCGGCTGCTTGGAGAAAAATCGGCGATCCCGATAATGACCAGCATTCCAACTGGGCAGGCGCCGACCGTTGCCAACGGGCGGTATGGCTTCAGTATGAAATTCGGCCCGCAAATCCGTCAGCTTGCGTTGCCGGGTACCGAGCACACAGCGGCGATCATTCGAGCGATCGACGGCACGAAGACTCTGCAACAGATTCATCGGACCTTGCCCGGCAATCTCAGCTGGCGGCAGTTTCAGCGAGAGTTTGCGCTTGTCTATCGCGGCTTGAATGGCGCGGGCGAGATGGTTCTTTCCATGTCGCCGATCCCCCGTTGA
- a CDS encoding formyltransferase family protein, whose product MIAVPGKEALDRLYATFDEGSPFPGRLIGFVTDVIVPIGYLKATRLAPVNFHPGPPEYPGLRAIEFAHRERARSYGVTAHAMTLPVDSGQIIGVNRFPVPAGTTDDTLRFQTWRAAYALLLHLLPVLASDAAPTPVGAEWAERVCTDAAWRTLPGET is encoded by the coding sequence GTGATAGCCGTCCCGGGCAAGGAAGCACTGGACAGACTCTACGCCACGTTTGACGAGGGCTCTCCATTTCCCGGCCGTCTCATCGGTTTCGTTACCGACGTTATCGTTCCTATCGGCTACCTCAAAGCCACGCGCCTCGCTCCGGTGAATTTCCATCCGGGGCCTCCGGAGTATCCAGGATTGCGCGCCATCGAATTCGCGCACCGCGAGCGCGCGCGATCCTATGGCGTCACCGCACATGCCATGACACTGCCTGTCGACTCGGGACAGATCATCGGCGTCAACCGATTTCCGGTGCCCGCTGGAACGACGGACGACACCCTCCGCTTCCAGACCTGGCGCGCCGCTTATGCTCTCCTCCTGCATCTCCTGCCGGTGCTGGCAAGCGATGCAGCCCCAACCCCCGTGGGCGCCGAATGGGCAGAGCGCGTCTGCACCGATGCGGCCTGGCGCACTCTTCCCGGCGAAACCTGA